One genomic segment of Gemmatimonadota bacterium includes these proteins:
- a CDS encoding bifunctional phosphoribosyl-AMP cyclohydrolase/phosphoribosyl-ATP diphosphatase HisIE, with product MTFDNRAVSGYDSRVTDAPALDAVRFDTAGLVPVVAQDALSGNLLMLAWADRAALEATLSTGHAHYWSRSRQALWKKGEQSGHTQQVLEVRLDCDADAILYRVTQQGPACHTNRPTCFFRRITSDGQLADEDDQGGHLLTRLARMIADRHATRPPESYTATLFERGLPKIAQKVGEEGVETVIAALAESDERLASESADLLFHLLVLLQARGVPFGAVLAELSQRVR from the coding sequence ATGACTTTTGACAATCGGGCGGTGTCTGGATACGATTCCCGGGTGACAGACGCTCCGGCCCTCGATGCCGTCCGGTTTGATACCGCCGGCTTGGTGCCCGTGGTGGCGCAGGATGCCCTTTCCGGCAACCTCCTGATGCTCGCCTGGGCCGATCGCGCCGCCCTCGAGGCGACGCTGTCGACAGGTCATGCCCACTACTGGAGCCGCTCGCGCCAGGCGCTCTGGAAGAAGGGCGAACAATCCGGCCACACCCAGCAAGTCCTCGAGGTGCGGCTCGACTGCGATGCCGACGCCATCCTCTACCGCGTCACGCAGCAGGGTCCGGCCTGCCACACCAATCGCCCAACCTGCTTCTTCCGGCGGATCACGTCGGACGGGCAGCTTGCCGACGAAGACGATCAGGGGGGGCATCTGCTGACCCGCCTTGCCCGAATGATCGCCGATCGCCATGCCACCCGGCCACCGGAATCGTACACCGCCACGCTCTTCGAACGCGGGCTCCCCAAGATCGCCCAGAAGGTCGGCGAGGAAGGGGTCGAGACGGTCATTGCGGCATTGGCCGAAAGCGATGAGCGGCTCGCCAGCGAATCGGCCGACCTGCTCTTCCACCTCCTGGTCCTGCTCCAGGCGCGTGGCGTGCCCTTCGGGGCCGTGTTGGCCGAACTCAGCCAGCGGGTGCGCTGA
- a CDS encoding aminopeptidase produces the protein MGLLITAAVLLFGFGTAYVASDEVRYLSRAGIEETRILVSRVPISELAKNTQVPDSLREMAGLVMEVRNYARALGLDAKETYTTYADVGRDTLLLVLTASPKDCLCPVTWRYPVAGRVPYKGFFDFAAARKAAKEFADQGYDVYLRPSAAFSTLGWFNDPLLSTALSRDSVELASLVFHEIAHNSLWVKGNTAFNESFAQWVGYAAAQRFFLSRADTLSAIRAADRWHDEQALGEYYTVLLAKLDSLYARKLPREANDSGRAAVAQWARDTMAGPFGGSFRTFAVNRLAERPINNAALLGTRLYRSDLHLFDDWLESQGGDLTRAVLGLERLLGDAEGDQAFQRLKRLIQAQRGARAPVPPLLPDSTTVLPPPSAAPR, from the coding sequence ATGGGATTGCTCATCACGGCGGCCGTGCTGCTCTTCGGCTTCGGCACGGCCTACGTCGCGTCCGACGAGGTGCGCTACCTCAGTCGCGCCGGGATCGAGGAGACGCGCATCCTGGTGTCGCGGGTACCGATCAGCGAGCTGGCGAAGAACACGCAGGTCCCCGATTCGCTGCGCGAGATGGCCGGGCTGGTCATGGAAGTGCGCAATTACGCTCGCGCGCTGGGGTTGGACGCCAAGGAGACCTACACGACCTACGCCGATGTCGGTCGCGACACGCTGTTGCTGGTGCTGACCGCGTCGCCGAAGGACTGCCTCTGTCCGGTGACGTGGCGCTATCCCGTCGCGGGGCGGGTGCCGTACAAGGGCTTCTTCGATTTTGCCGCCGCGCGCAAGGCAGCGAAGGAGTTTGCGGATCAGGGGTACGATGTCTACCTGCGTCCATCGGCCGCCTTCTCGACGCTCGGCTGGTTCAACGATCCCCTCCTCTCCACGGCGTTGAGCCGCGATTCCGTCGAGCTGGCCTCGCTGGTCTTCCATGAGATCGCGCACAACTCGTTGTGGGTGAAGGGAAACACCGCCTTCAATGAGAGTTTTGCCCAATGGGTCGGCTACGCGGCGGCGCAACGCTTCTTCCTGTCGCGGGCCGACACTCTTTCGGCGATCCGTGCTGCCGATCGCTGGCACGACGAGCAGGCCCTCGGAGAGTACTACACGGTCCTGCTGGCCAAGCTCGATTCGCTGTACGCCAGGAAGCTGCCGCGCGAGGCCAACGACAGTGGGCGCGCCGCCGTGGCACAGTGGGCCCGCGATACCATGGCCGGCCCGTTCGGCGGATCTTTCCGGACCTTCGCGGTGAATCGTCTTGCCGAGCGGCCGATCAACAATGCGGCCCTCCTCGGCACGCGGCTCTATCGCTCCGACCTGCATCTCTTCGATGATTGGCTGGAGTCCCAGGGCGGCGACCTGACGCGGGCCGTCCTGGGCCTCGAGCGGTTGCTCGGCGATGCCGAAGGGGATCAGGCCTTCCAGCGACTCAAGCGGCTGATTCAGGCGCAGCGCGGGGCGAGGGCACCCGTACCGCCCCTCCTCCCCGATTCGACGACCGTGCTGCCGCCACCGTCGGCAGCGCCTCGCTAA
- a CDS encoding M20/M25/M40 family metallo-hydrolase — protein MDHDFVRREEPRLLAELTEFLAIPSISTGTAHVADCRRAAQWLVDQLFRLGCPTVQLIEGEGHPVVWGESPRVEGAPTLLIYGHYDVQPPDPLDEWHTPPFVPSIRDGRLYARGAIDDKGQVFCLLKAYEAVRDADGNPPLNIHFLFEGEEECGGRVVFDLLKAEPERTKVDAVLVCDMSYYAKGWPAVYTALRGLCYAELEVRTLQRDLHSGSYGGVAPNAIETLCRILTDLKSASGKIHIPKLYKQVIPPTKAERRGWNSLPFDEAEYLAHEVTAKALTGLEDATVFERTWALPTFEIHGIRGGFVGEGAKTVIPAVATAKISLRLVPGLSVEWVQQQLQKAITKVAPDYAEWSLRLHHGGDPVQVDVSHGAFRTLDRAFEEVVGRPTVAVRAGGSIPIVPELAAGGAPVLLTGIGLPDDGLHSPNEKVDLQQLWEGIAVFGRFFELMGAEGN, from the coding sequence ATGGATCACGATTTTGTCCGCCGCGAAGAGCCACGTCTGCTCGCCGAACTCACCGAATTTCTCGCCATTCCGAGCATCAGTACCGGGACGGCGCATGTCGCCGATTGTCGCCGCGCCGCGCAGTGGCTGGTCGACCAGCTCTTCCGCCTCGGCTGTCCGACCGTCCAACTCATCGAGGGCGAAGGCCACCCGGTGGTCTGGGGTGAGAGCCCCCGGGTCGAGGGCGCACCGACGCTGCTGATCTACGGCCACTATGACGTCCAGCCTCCCGATCCGCTCGACGAGTGGCACACGCCGCCGTTCGTGCCGTCTATTCGCGACGGTCGGCTGTATGCGCGCGGCGCCATCGACGACAAGGGCCAGGTCTTCTGCCTGCTGAAGGCGTACGAGGCGGTCCGCGATGCCGATGGCAACCCGCCGCTCAATATCCACTTTCTCTTCGAGGGCGAGGAGGAGTGCGGCGGTCGCGTGGTGTTCGATCTGCTCAAGGCCGAGCCGGAGCGAACCAAGGTCGATGCGGTGCTGGTGTGCGACATGTCGTACTACGCCAAGGGATGGCCGGCCGTCTACACCGCGCTGCGTGGCCTCTGCTACGCCGAGCTGGAGGTGCGCACACTGCAGCGCGACTTGCACTCCGGCTCCTACGGCGGCGTGGCGCCCAATGCGATCGAGACGTTGTGCCGGATCCTCACCGACCTGAAGTCGGCCTCAGGGAAGATCCACATTCCCAAGCTGTACAAGCAGGTGATTCCGCCAACCAAGGCGGAGCGTCGCGGCTGGAACTCGCTGCCGTTCGATGAGGCCGAGTACCTCGCGCACGAAGTGACCGCGAAGGCGCTGACCGGCCTCGAGGATGCCACGGTGTTCGAGCGGACGTGGGCACTGCCAACGTTCGAGATCCACGGCATTCGTGGCGGGTTCGTCGGTGAGGGGGCGAAGACGGTGATCCCCGCCGTGGCGACGGCCAAGATCTCCTTGCGCCTGGTGCCCGGGCTGTCGGTGGAGTGGGTGCAGCAGCAGTTGCAGAAGGCGATCACGAAGGTCGCGCCGGACTACGCCGAATGGAGCCTGCGGCTTCACCACGGCGGTGACCCGGTGCAGGTGGACGTCTCGCACGGGGCGTTCCGGACGCTCGACCGCGCTTTCGAAGAAGTCGTCGGGCGGCCGACCGTCGCGGTGCGCGCCGGCGGCTCCATTCCGATCGTGCCGGAACTTGCCGCCGGGGGCGCGCCGGTGCTGCTCACCGGGATCGGGCTTCCGGATGACGGCCTCCATTCGCCCAACGAGAAGGTCGATCTGCAGCAGTTGTGGGAGGGGATCGCGGTCTTCGGAAGATTCTTCGAGTTGATGGGAGCGGAGGGGAACTAG
- a CDS encoding response regulator, whose product MSQPHATRSLSLQWKLPLIVVALMALIIVTKFASSAYEVRRAIQHAASERLTVVTEQFASRLESQVQRYAAQVAALARDSLVRRVLQPGGEIEETALHTLLLPDRGVLGAEILDARGAVRWSSGVDLGAIRILAPADVRQFVLPGDSAGVGGLVALGDTLTFASVALVTEGAARIGYLVQWLAIRPDLNARQIVSTVVGSAARIYIGSPGGGWTDQAGTVNGPPVPVESLRQSRIYDRPGLGSQLAVGARVPGVPWAVVTEFPVATVMAPAREFLARGILRSCILLIIGAAVMVLACRRMIAPLLELTAATDAMAAGDRRARVTVRSGDEVGRLSVAFNGMAERVEAEVTARHASEDQWRLLFQSNPHPMWVFDTETLAFLAVNDAAIARYGWSREEFLSMTILDIRAPEDAARVRAAVTHDPGQITTTTGWRHRDRSGKDFEVEVSSRGVPFNGRSARLVLATDISERAGLERQLRQAQKMEAVGRLAGGVAHDFNNSLAVIVACSEMLLGDLQAAGHPTADLEEIVRAADRARSLTRQLLTFSRQQVVHPVVLDPSVAIREVERLVRRIIGEDVTVQVRPQTDVGHVRIDPGQLEQVLLNLAVNARDAMPDGGTITLSTASGEIDEGSLALHGLTKEGAYVIISVSDTGVGIVPEVRARLFEPFFTTKEIGKGTGLGLATAYGIVTGAGGAITVYSESGVGSTFRVYLPQLAEDDAATPHTPPDTPAIPRGTERILLVEDDAAVLLATASLLRRLGYEVVEAAGSAEALALADDPAQAFDLVLTDVVMPGMGGRQLLDRLRVGRPALRALLMSGYAGDVVAERGVLDGSIPFIEKPFTMRGLAGVVRRVLDG is encoded by the coding sequence ATGTCGCAGCCCCACGCGACGCGTTCACTCTCCTTGCAATGGAAGCTGCCGCTGATCGTGGTCGCGCTCATGGCGCTGATCATCGTGACAAAATTCGCGTCCTCCGCCTACGAAGTCCGGAGGGCGATCCAGCACGCAGCGAGCGAACGCCTCACCGTCGTAACCGAACAGTTCGCCAGTCGGCTCGAGTCCCAGGTGCAGCGGTATGCCGCGCAAGTGGCGGCGCTCGCGCGTGATTCGCTGGTCCGTCGCGTCCTGCAGCCAGGTGGCGAGATCGAGGAGACGGCCCTCCACACGCTGCTGCTGCCGGACCGGGGCGTGCTGGGCGCCGAGATCCTTGACGCGCGCGGCGCGGTCCGCTGGTCGAGCGGCGTCGATCTCGGCGCGATCCGGATCCTCGCCCCCGCCGACGTTCGGCAGTTTGTGCTGCCAGGGGATTCGGCCGGGGTCGGTGGCCTCGTGGCCCTCGGGGACACGCTGACCTTCGCAAGCGTCGCCCTCGTGACCGAGGGCGCGGCGCGGATCGGTTACCTCGTGCAGTGGCTCGCCATCCGCCCTGACCTGAATGCTCGGCAGATCGTCTCGACGGTCGTGGGCTCCGCCGCGAGGATCTACATCGGCTCACCCGGCGGTGGCTGGACCGATCAGGCCGGCACGGTGAACGGTCCGCCAGTGCCGGTCGAATCGCTCCGCCAGTCTCGAATCTATGATCGGCCGGGGCTGGGTTCGCAGTTGGCGGTCGGAGCCCGCGTGCCGGGTGTTCCGTGGGCCGTGGTCACCGAATTTCCCGTCGCAACAGTGATGGCGCCGGCACGCGAATTTCTGGCTCGAGGGATCCTCCGCAGCTGCATCCTGCTGATCATCGGCGCCGCAGTGATGGTGCTCGCCTGTCGGCGGATGATCGCCCCCCTTCTGGAGCTGACGGCGGCGACGGACGCGATGGCTGCAGGCGACCGCCGGGCGCGGGTGACAGTTCGGAGCGGCGACGAGGTCGGTCGCCTGAGTGTCGCATTCAATGGGATGGCGGAGCGCGTCGAGGCCGAGGTGACCGCGCGCCACGCGTCCGAAGACCAATGGCGCCTCCTCTTCCAGTCGAATCCGCACCCGATGTGGGTCTTCGATACCGAGACGCTGGCCTTCCTCGCAGTGAACGATGCGGCCATCGCTCGCTATGGCTGGAGTCGCGAGGAATTCCTCAGCATGACCATCCTCGACATTCGCGCGCCGGAGGACGCGGCGAGGGTCCGCGCCGCAGTGACCCACGACCCCGGCCAGATCACGACGACAACCGGCTGGCGGCATCGCGACCGCAGCGGCAAGGATTTCGAGGTCGAGGTCAGCTCCCGCGGCGTCCCATTCAACGGGCGCTCGGCGCGGCTCGTCCTGGCAACCGACATCAGCGAGCGCGCCGGACTCGAGCGGCAGTTGCGGCAGGCGCAGAAGATGGAGGCGGTGGGCCGGCTCGCCGGCGGAGTCGCCCACGACTTCAACAACAGTCTTGCGGTGATCGTCGCCTGCTCCGAGATGTTGCTGGGTGACCTCCAGGCGGCCGGGCATCCGACCGCAGATCTGGAGGAGATCGTGCGGGCCGCCGATCGGGCGCGGTCGCTCACGCGGCAGCTGCTGACCTTCTCGCGCCAGCAGGTCGTGCACCCGGTGGTGCTCGATCCCAGCGTTGCCATACGCGAGGTTGAGCGGCTCGTGCGCCGGATCATCGGCGAGGATGTCACCGTGCAGGTGCGGCCGCAAACGGACGTCGGCCACGTCCGGATCGATCCCGGCCAGCTGGAGCAGGTACTCCTGAACCTTGCCGTGAACGCCCGCGACGCGATGCCGGATGGCGGGACGATCACGCTCTCGACGGCAAGCGGCGAGATTGACGAGGGGAGCCTTGCCCTGCACGGCCTGACGAAGGAGGGCGCCTACGTCATCATCAGCGTCAGCGACACGGGCGTCGGGATTGTTCCCGAGGTGCGCGCGCGCCTCTTCGAGCCGTTCTTCACGACCAAGGAGATCGGGAAGGGCACGGGACTCGGCCTCGCGACCGCCTATGGCATCGTCACGGGGGCGGGCGGCGCGATCACGGTGTACAGCGAATCCGGCGTGGGATCGACCTTCCGCGTATATCTCCCGCAGCTGGCGGAGGACGACGCGGCGACACCGCACACACCGCCCGACACGCCGGCCATTCCGCGGGGTACCGAGCGGATCTTGCTGGTCGAGGACGATGCCGCGGTGCTGCTGGCGACAGCGAGCCTCCTGCGCCGCCTGGGCTACGAGGTGGTCGAGGCGGCTGGCTCGGCGGAGGCGCTCGCGCTGGCAGACGATCCTGCTCAGGCCTTCGATCTGGTGCTCACCGACGTGGTGATGCCGGGCATGGGCGGACGCCAGCTGCTGGACCGACTCCGGGTGGGCCGGCCAGCGCTGCGTGCCCTGCTGATGTCGGGGTATGCTGGCGATGTGGTGGCGGAGCGCGGGGTACTGGACGGCTCGATCCCGTTCATCGAGAAGCCCTTCACCATGCGGGGACTCGCCGGGGTAGTCAGGCGGGTCCTGGATGGGTGA
- the lipB gene encoding lipoyl(octanoyl) transferase LipB, with amino-acid sequence MSVPPLEVVDLGRRPYLDTLELQRALRLRRVDGSLPHDILLLVEHDPVYTLGRGTEATSLPLPIPALEARGATVVEVERGGDVTWHGPGQLVGYPIIHLSAHREDLHWYLRTLEGALIDALAQFGIPAERVAGKTGVWTQGRKIASLGIHVKQWVTLHGFALNVDPELAWFGAIVPCGLPGVTMTSVAKEIGGATPTLAAEVRAVVMASMATAFGLRARPRPLADLLPSE; translated from the coding sequence ATGAGCGTGCCACCCCTCGAGGTCGTCGACCTCGGCCGCCGGCCCTACCTCGACACACTGGAACTCCAACGCGCCCTCCGGTTGCGTCGCGTGGACGGTTCGCTTCCCCACGACATCCTGCTCCTGGTTGAACACGACCCGGTCTACACCCTGGGCCGCGGCACCGAGGCCACCTCGCTCCCCCTCCCCATCCCGGCCCTCGAGGCGCGGGGCGCCACCGTGGTCGAGGTCGAACGTGGCGGCGACGTCACCTGGCACGGCCCCGGCCAACTCGTCGGTTACCCGATCATCCACCTCTCGGCCCACCGCGAAGACCTCCATTGGTACCTGCGGACCCTCGAGGGCGCCCTCATCGACGCGCTGGCGCAGTTCGGGATTCCCGCCGAGCGAGTCGCCGGGAAGACAGGTGTCTGGACCCAGGGGCGGAAGATCGCGAGCCTCGGCATTCACGTGAAGCAATGGGTGACGCTGCATGGCTTTGCGCTGAATGTCGACCCCGAGTTGGCGTGGTTCGGCGCGATCGTCCCGTGTGGCCTGCCGGGAGTCACCATGACCTCTGTGGCGAAGGAAATCGGTGGGGCCACGCCGACGCTTGCGGCCGAGGTCCGCGCCGTGGTGATGGCCTCGATGGCGACGGCGTTCGGGCTGCGCGCGAGGCCCCGACCCCTTGCCGATTTGCTCCCGTCGGAGTAG
- the lpdA gene encoding dihydrolipoyl dehydrogenase: MANQSFDVIIIGGGPAGYPAAIRASQLGLTACVVERDKLGGVCVNIGCIPTKALLHSAAMANSIRKEAKELGIEVGEVKTDYGVAMKRSRKVAEQNSKGAEFLMKKNKVTVIKGTGVLASATTVKVGDDVLTAKKGIVLATGSRTKGIPPVGLAVNGTTVITSDEALFLETAPKRLAIVGAGAVGCEFADIFNAFGSEVTLIEALPRILPIEDAECSDVIAKSYKKRGINVLAGVKVVKADVKAAEVSITVEVGGKQETITADKVLMAAGRAVNTEAIGLEAVGVKLTDRGFIQVNPATLETTVKGVYSIGDVAGPPMLAHKGTREGIHVAEVIAGHHPKAIDYSNVPSVTYCHPEVASIGLTEEQAKEQKLDYQVGRFPFSANGRARASNETDGFVKIIRGKKYGEIIGAHIVSGHASEMIHELILARTNEYTVEEVDLAIHAHPTLSEAIAEAALDSLGRAVHI; encoded by the coding sequence ATGGCCAATCAGTCCTTTGACGTCATCATCATCGGCGGCGGCCCTGCCGGCTATCCCGCCGCCATTCGCGCCTCGCAGCTCGGGCTCACGGCGTGCGTGGTCGAGCGCGACAAGCTGGGCGGCGTCTGCGTGAACATCGGCTGCATCCCGACCAAGGCGCTGCTGCACTCCGCGGCGATGGCCAACAGCATCCGCAAGGAAGCGAAGGAGCTGGGCATCGAGGTCGGCGAGGTGAAGACCGACTACGGCGTCGCGATGAAGCGCTCGCGGAAGGTCGCCGAGCAGAACTCGAAGGGCGCCGAGTTCCTGATGAAGAAGAACAAGGTGACGGTCATCAAGGGGACCGGCGTGCTCGCCTCAGCGACGACGGTGAAGGTCGGCGACGACGTGCTCACCGCCAAGAAGGGGATCGTGCTGGCGACCGGCTCGCGCACCAAGGGAATTCCGCCGGTCGGCCTCGCCGTCAACGGCACCACGGTGATCACCTCGGACGAGGCGCTCTTTCTCGAGACCGCCCCGAAGCGGCTGGCGATCGTCGGCGCAGGTGCCGTCGGCTGCGAGTTCGCCGACATCTTCAACGCCTTCGGGTCCGAGGTGACGCTGATCGAGGCGTTGCCGCGCATCCTCCCGATCGAGGACGCCGAGTGCTCGGACGTGATCGCCAAGTCGTACAAGAAGCGCGGCATCAACGTGCTGGCCGGCGTGAAGGTCGTGAAGGCCGACGTGAAGGCCGCCGAGGTGAGCATCACCGTCGAGGTCGGTGGCAAGCAGGAGACGATCACCGCCGACAAGGTGCTGATGGCCGCCGGTCGCGCGGTGAACACCGAGGCGATCGGGCTGGAGGCCGTCGGCGTGAAGTTGACCGACCGCGGCTTCATCCAGGTGAACCCGGCCACCCTCGAGACCACCGTGAAGGGTGTCTACTCGATTGGGGACGTGGCCGGCCCGCCGATGCTGGCGCACAAGGGCACGCGCGAGGGGATTCACGTCGCCGAGGTGATCGCCGGACACCACCCGAAGGCGATCGACTACAGCAACGTGCCGAGCGTGACGTACTGCCACCCGGAGGTGGCCTCGATCGGGCTCACCGAGGAGCAGGCCAAGGAGCAGAAGCTCGACTACCAGGTCGGTCGCTTCCCGTTCTCGGCCAACGGCCGCGCCCGCGCGTCGAACGAGACCGACGGCTTCGTGAAGATCATCCGCGGCAAGAAGTACGGCGAGATCATCGGCGCGCACATCGTGAGCGGGCACGCCTCGGAGATGATCCACGAGTTGATCCTTGCCCGGACGAACGAGTACACTGTGGAAGAAGTCGACCTCGCGATCCACGCGCACCCGACGCTCTCCGAGGCGATCGCCGAAGCGGCGCTCGACTCGCTGGGTCGGGCGGTGCACATCTAG
- a CDS encoding 2-oxo acid dehydrogenase subunit E2: MAKRVAAERGLDLGAIAGSGPEGRIVVRDLDGVVLAPAAAAPGLAASVYTDVPLTQMRKAIAKRLVQSIGPIPTFYLTAEVDMERAHEMREALLAADPKNGKFSFNDLIIRTTAAALRQHPWVNSWWSDDHIRQWHDVHIGVAVAVEDGLITPIVRHADRKTLREIGGEVREMAGRAREKRLKPEEYTGATFSISNLGMFGIDEFTAVINPPEAGILAVGRLEQKPAVVDGELVVRRRMRITLSCDHRVIDGATGAAFLKTLVGMLENPLAMVW; encoded by the coding sequence TTGGCGAAGCGCGTCGCCGCCGAGCGCGGGCTCGACCTCGGCGCGATCGCGGGGAGCGGCCCCGAAGGGCGGATCGTGGTGCGCGACCTCGACGGCGTGGTGCTGGCGCCGGCGGCCGCGGCGCCGGGCCTGGCGGCGTCGGTCTACACGGACGTGCCGTTGACGCAGATGCGCAAGGCGATCGCCAAGCGCTTGGTGCAGTCGATCGGCCCGATCCCGACCTTCTACCTCACGGCCGAGGTGGACATGGAGCGGGCGCACGAAATGCGCGAGGCGCTCCTGGCCGCGGATCCGAAGAACGGCAAGTTCTCGTTCAACGACCTGATCATTCGCACGACCGCCGCCGCCCTGCGGCAGCATCCGTGGGTGAACAGCTGGTGGTCGGACGATCACATCCGGCAGTGGCATGACGTCCATATCGGCGTCGCCGTCGCGGTCGAGGACGGGCTCATCACGCCGATCGTCCGCCACGCCGACCGGAAGACGTTGCGCGAGATCGGCGGCGAGGTCCGCGAGATGGCCGGACGCGCACGCGAGAAGCGCCTCAAGCCCGAGGAGTACACCGGCGCGACCTTCTCGATCTCGAACCTCGGCATGTTCGGCATCGACGAATTCACCGCGGTGATCAATCCGCCCGAGGCGGGGATTCTCGCGGTCGGCCGACTGGAGCAGAAGCCCGCAGTCGTCGACGGCGAGCTCGTGGTGCGCCGCCGGATGCGGATCACCCTCTCCTGCGATCACCGCGTGATCGACGGGGCCACCGGCGCCGCGTTCCTGAAGACGCTGGTGGGGATGCTGGAGAATCCGCTGGCGATGGTCTGGTAA